TTTGTACGACCTTCTCGTACGACCCTTCTGTGCGACCTCCCGGGGACCTTGTGCCGCGACCTTTCGCACGACCGGAGTGCGCGGTCGGACCCGGACGCGAACGTCCTGCACGGGCACGTCCGCTCCGGCGAACGTCGGCGTGGGTCCGGGTCCTTGGTAGCGACTCGCGCACCCCGGTCGGGCCGGTCGGCCGAAGCCGAGGACAGGCAGCGGGCGCTGGTTACGCTCCCCTCATGACCGGCCACGTTCGGTGAGAACGAGCTCGCCGGGCGGGCACTTCGAGGAGGGGAACCCAATGCGCACAGCCAGGAGGCTCTCCATCGTGGCGATGGGGGCACTGCTCGGGCTCGGCCTGGTCGGGACCGCGCAGGCGTCGACCAGCGTCTCCCCGCAGACGAGGGAGGACACCCTGTCCGCGATGCACGGGGAGGCGTTCGCGTACGCCTCCTACAACGCGTACGCGCAGGAGGCGGCCCGGACCGGCATCGACGCCCTCGCCAAGTTGTTCCGGAAGACCGCACACACCGAGCGGTACGACCACTTCGCCGCCGAGGCGCGCCTGATCCACTTCGTCCGCGGCAATGCCGACAACCTGCGGACGTCGATCGCGGGTGAGACCCGCGAGGCCACCGTCATCTATCCGTACTTCGCCTACCAGGCCGAGCAGGACCGATGCGAGCCGGCGGCAAAGCTGTTCCGGGAGCTGGCGGCCGACGAGGCGGTGCACGCCAAGCGGTTCCGCAGGGCGCTGTACGCCATCACCCACCCGCACTCGGGTGTCGTGGTCCCGGTGGGTGAGTACTTCCGGCCCAAGCCGATCTTCGCCAGCCTGCCCGCGTGCAGGGGCCGGACCCGGGAGAACCTCCTGGCCACGATCCGCGGCGAGGCCTTCGCCAACGCCTCCTACACCTCCTACGCCGAGAAGGCCCGGCAGACAGGCCAGCCGCGGCTCGCCCGGCTGTGGGAGAACACCGCGAGCCAGGAGCTGGGGGAGCACTTCGCCGAGGCGGCCGAGCTGTACGGGCTGGTGCGCGACAACAAGGCCAACCTCCTGAAGTCGATGAAGGGTGAGCTGCACGAGGCGACGGTCATGTACCCGACGTACGCGCAGCGTGCGGAGCAGGCCGGTGACGACGAGGCGGCGGACCTGTTCTTCGAGATCGCCGTCGACGAGGCCCACCACGCGTGCGACTTCCTGCTGGCGTCGCTGGAGATCGTCGTCCCGTCGACGCCTTCCGACCACGCCGGCATGCGCAGCTAGCCGTTGCTCGTCGGCGCTCGTGGGCGCCATGCTGGAAGGGCCCGGTCGCCTGGCGCGGCCGGGCCCTTCGCCGCCGCGGGGCCGGCGACCGCCCGCGGGTACGGCGCCGGGTGACGGTCATACTGGGCCGGTGCGACTGACGGAATTCTGGCAACGAATGGAACACCACCTCGGCTCGGGCTACGCGCGCTCGTGGGCGCGCGACCAGGTCCTCGCGGAGCTGGACGGTCGCACTCCCCAGCAGGCGCTGGACTCCGGCGTCGACGCGAAGACCGTCTGGCGCGCGGTGTGGCAGGCGCTGGAGCTTCCCGCCTCGGAACGCTGACCGCTGCCCGGCCGGTCGCAGAGCGAGCCCGGGGTTCGGGCGAGCCGACTCGGCGTGGCGCACCTCTTCGAACGCGTGTTCGTCATATCGTCGTAGAGTGTCACTGGTGGGCCGCACTCGCCGCCGGCGGGTTTTGTCCACAATGCGGCTCACGGCCGTGGCGTCCACAGGTTTCACCGCCCGGATCCAGGTATGTCGGTGGTCACCTCTAACGTCTCGGGTGTGATGAACGAAAAGACCACGCAGAAGAAGTCCCGGGGCTCACGCCGAGCCCCCGACCTGACCGGGATGGCGAGCATGGCAGCTCAAGACCGCGACAAGTCGCTGGACACCGCGATAGCGCAGATCGAGCGGCAGTTCGGCAAGGGCGCAGTGATGCGTCTGGGCCAGGAGGGCCGCGCTCCGACCGAGGTGATCCCGACCGGAGCGATCGCCCTCGACGTGGCGCTCGGGATCGGCGGCCTGCCCCGCGGGCGGGTCGTGGAGATCTACGGGCCGGAGAGTTCGGGTAAGTCCACCCTTGCGCTGCATGCGGTGGCCAACGCGCAGAAGTCCGGCGGGGTCGCCGGCTTCATCGACGCCGAGCACGCCCTCGACCCCGAATACGCCAAGAAGCTGGGCGTCGACACCGACGCGCTGCTGGTGTCCCAGCCGGACAACGGTGAGCAGGCGCTGGAGATCGCCGACATGCTGATCCGTTCCGGTGCGCTCGACGTCGTGGTGATCGACTCGGTGGCGGCCCTGGTCCCCCGGGCCGAGATCGAGGGCGAGATGGGCGACAGCCACGTCGGCCTGCAGGCCCGGCTGATGAGCCAGGCGCTGCGCAAGCTGACCGGCGTCATCAGTTCCTCCAAGACCACCGCCATCTTCATCAACCAGCTCCGCGAGAAGGTCGGCGTGATGTTCGGGTCGCCGGAGACCACGACCGGTGGCAAGGCGCTGAAGTTCTACGCGTCCGTCCGCCTCGACGTGCGGCGGATCGAGACGTTGAAGGACGGCCAGGACCCCGTGGGCAGCCGGGTCCGGGTGAAGGTCGTGAAGAACAAGATGGCACCGCCGTTCCGGCAGGCCGAGTTCGACATGCTCTTCGGTGAAGGGGTCAGCCGCGAGGGCAGCCTGATCGACCTCGGGGTCGAGCACGGCATCGTCCGCAAGGCCGGCGCCTGGTACACCTACGAGGGCGACCAGCTCGGCCAGGGCAAGGAAAACGCGCGGAAGTTCCTCCGTGACAACCCGGACCTCGCCGAGGAGCTGGAGAAGAAGATCAAGGAGAAGGTCGGCATCGGCCCGCGGGTGGACCAGCCCGCGGACGAGTCCGAGCCTGAGCCCGAGGACTTCTAGCACCGAGGAGCAGACGACAGGTGAGGCAGAAGTCATCGAGGTCCTCGAAGTCGAGATCGAGGTCGCGGTCGGACGACGACCAGGAACCCGCCGCGACCGATCCCGAGCAGACAGCCCGCGCCATCGTCCTTCGCCAGCTCACCGGCCAACCCCGCTCGCGCGCCGAGCTGGAACAGGCGCTGCGACGTAAGGAAGTGCCCGAGGACGTCATCGAGTCCGTCCTCGGGCGGTTCACCGACGTCGGTCTGATCGACGACGGGGCCTTCGCTCGGGCGTGGGTCGACTCCCGGCACACCGGGCGTGGGCTGGCCCGGCGGGCGCTTGCCCACGAACTGCGCCGCCGGGGGGTCGGTGACTCCGAGGTCGGCGAAGCGCTCGACCAGCTGTCCCCGGAGACGGAGCTGGAAACCGCCCGGTCTCTGGTGACCCGCAAGCTCGCCGCGACCCGGGGGCTCGACGGGCGCACCAGAGTCCGCCGGCTGGCCGCGATGCTGGCCCGCAAGGGCTACTCGCCGGGGCTCGCCGCGCGGGTCGTCCGGGAGGCACTGGAGGGGGAGTCCGACGAGGAACACCGCGCTGCCGTCGCCGAGTTCAGCGGTGCCGCCGACTCGATGGAGACCGCGGGTCCGTAGGACTCGTCCCTAGGCGTACCCACGGCCTGAACCGGCCGGTGATCCGCCCGGGTCACCGCCGCCGCGAGGTCGGCGCTAGCGTGCGAGCCATGGCGCTTCAGGTGCGGACCGCCCGCGACGACGACCGGCAGGCCCTTCACGACCTCAGTCAACTGGCGTTCGCGGCACGTCCGGCTCCCTACGACGACACGAACGACCGGGCCGCGAATCCTCTCGACCGCCGGCTGCTGGCCACCGAGGGCGAGCGGATCGTGGGACGGCTGGCGGTGTGGGAGCTCGGCCAGTGGTTCGGCGGACGCCGGGTGCCGATGGGTGGAGTGTCCGGCGTGGCCGTCGCGCCCGACGCCCGCGGCAGGGGAGTCGCGAGCACCCTCGTCCACGAGGCGATCCGGTCGATGCGCGACTGCGGCGAAGTGGTGTCCTCGCTCTATCCGATGAACCACACCCTCTACCGCCGCAACGGCTGGGAGGTCGCCGGCAGCTATCCCGAGCAGCGGATCGACCTGCGGGCACTCACCTCCCTCCCCAGACCCGACCGCGAGGTCGAGGTGCGGCCCACCACCGGGGCGGACCTGCCCGCGATCCGCGAACTCCACGAGGAGGTGTCGCGGGAGGAGCCGGGCAACCTGTCCCACGGCCCGGAGTTCGGCTTCCGCAGGCTCCTCGGCCATCCCGGAATCCAGGAGGGATACGTCGCGGAGACCGATGGCCGGATCACCGGCCTGCTCGTCACCAGTCGTACGGACCCGGACGACAACCGCGGCTTCTACACCATCACCGTGCTCCAGTCGCTGGCCGCCGACCTGGCCAGTGAGCTCGCACTGCTGCGCGTTCTCGCCGCGCAGTACCCCGTGGCCGGCACGGTGACGTTGGTGACGCCGCCCCAGTCCGCGCTGCCGATGCTGGTCGGCGAACGCGATCTGCGCCCGGTCGACCGCGGCTGGTGCTGGATGACCCGGCTGGTGGACGCCGCCGGCGCGGTCGCTGCCCGCGGCTACGCCCCGGACGTCACCGCCGAGGTTCATCTCCACCTCGACGACCCGATCGCCAGGTGGAACACCGGCCCGCACGTGCTGCGGGTCAAGGACGGCGCCGGCCGCCTCGAGCCCGGCGGACGAGGTGACGTACGCCTCGGCATCGGCCGGCTGGCCTCGCTCTACACCGGCTGGGCGTCCGCACACCGGCTCGCCCGGCTCGGACTGGTCGCCGGTGGGGAGGCAGCCGACCTCGCCGCGCTCGACCGGGTGTTCGCCGGCCGCCTGCCCTGGTCCCGCGACTTCTTCTAGGGTGTTGCGAAGTGGGCCACGAGTCAGGCGGTCACTTCGCGACACACCCTGGGACGACTTCGGGACGACCGGTTCTCGCCCGCCCCTGCACGGGCCGGACGGCCGCCCTTGTCCACCGTCCTTGACCGGCCCGGTACGGCGACTTAGCCTCCAGAGCAGGAAGAGATCACTCTGCGTCAGTCGTCGTCGCCGCCACTCGCATCCGCCGGACCGAGCCTCACCTGCAACTTCCTCGAGACCACCGAGACCATCACCGTCGACCGGCTCGAAAGCCGGACCAGTGACAACTCCGCGTCACCGATTCTCGTGTCAGGTGAGGTCGGCCGGGGATGACGACCTGACCCGTCGGCTCCGGGGCCCGCGGCAAGGTCGCCGCCCGGCCGCCGGCCCGGCCGCGCGGACCGATCCCTTCCACGCCAGACCTCCACCGGCGGGTTCCGCCCGAGGTGGCGGTCGGGGAAGGGAGAGCTGCCCTGATGTGGTCCCTCGTCCAGGTCGCCCTGCTGCTCGTCGGGCTCGCCGTCCTCGTGCTCCTCGGTGCCCTCCTCCGTCCCGCGTGGTCCTGGTGGGCCACCACCCGTGCCCAATCGGGAACGCAGCCGGGAATCCGGCCCGGAACGCAGCCGGGAACGCCGTCCGCCGTCGCCGCCGGTCCGGCGGCGACTCCACCGCCGGAGGAACTACGGGCCCGCTCCGACGACCTCGACCGCCGCGACCGCCGGCTCACCGAACGCGAGTCCAGGCTCGACCTGGCCGAACGCGAGCTGGAGGCCCGAGCCCGTACGGTGTCCGCTGCCGAGGAGTCCCTGACCGCTCGCCGGGCCGCGCTCACCGACCTGGAGACCGAGCGCCGGCTGGTACTGGAACGCACCGCCGGGCTGACCGCCGTCCAGGCCAGGGCCCAGCTGGTGAGCTCCATCGAGAACGAGGCCAAGCGCGAGGCGGCGCTGACGGTCCGCGACCTGGAGCGCCGGGCGCGCGACGAGGGCGACCGGCGTGCCCGGGCCATCATCACCACGGTCGTGCAGCGGCTGGCGACCGAACAGACCACCGAGGCGGTGGTGACGACGCTGCAGCTGCCCAGCGACGAGCTGAAGGGCCGCATCATCGGCCGGGACGGGCGCAACATCCGCGCCTTCGAGCAGATCACCGGCGTGAACGTGATCGTGGACGAGACCCCGGCATCGGTCATGCTGTCCTGCTTCGACCCGGTCCGCCGCGAGGTCGGGCGGATGACGCTGGAGCACCTCGTGCTCGACGGGCGGATTCATCCCCGCCGGATCGAGGAGCTGTACGTCCGAAGCCTCGGCGAGGTCGAGCAGACCTGCCTGCGGGCGGGGGAGGACGCGGTGGCGCAGACCGGGCTGACCGACCTGCACCCCGAGCTGGTCCGGCTGCTCGGCACGTTGCGCTTCCGTACCTCGTACGGCCAGAACGTGCTGCGGCACCTGGTCGAGTCGGCGTCCATCGCGGCCATGCTGGCTGCCGAGCTCGGGCTGGACCCGGCCCTGGCCAGGCGCTGCGGGTTGCTGCACGACATCGGCAAGGCGCTCACCCACCAGGTCGAGGGCAGTCACGCCATCGTGGGCGCCGAGCTCGCCCGAACCCACGGGGAGAACCCGGAGGTGGTGCACGCGATCGAGGCCCACCACGACGAGGTGGAGCCGCGTACGGTCGAGGCGGTGCTGACCCAGGCCGCGGACGCGATCTCCGGCGGCCGGCCCGGTGCCCGCCGGGAGTCGCTCGCGGCGTACGTCCAGCGACTGGAGCGGCTGGAGGAGATCGCCCGGTCCTACCCCGGCGTGGCCTCCGTGCACGCCATGCGGTCCGGGCGGGACGTCCGCGTCATGGTGGTCCCGACCGAGATCGACGACCTGCAGGCGCAGGTGCTCGCCCGGGACATCGCCAAGCGGGTGGAGACCGAGCTGACCTACCCCGGGCAGATCCGGGTCACCGTGATCCGGGAGACCCGGGCCACCGAGACCGCGCTCTGACCGGCGACCGGCCCGCCAGGCTCAGCGGGCCGGACCGGGTTCAGCGACGACCGGGTTCAGCGACGACCAGGGTCAGCGCGTGGGGCCGGAGCCGTCGCCGGACACACCGCCGGACACGCCGCCGCTGGGATCGCCGGCCGGGGTGCTGGCCAGCGGGACGACGGCGCGTCCCCTCCGGCGCTGCCGCGCCTCCAGCCACTGCGCGATCCGGGACAGCGTGTAGTTGATGACGATGTAGACCGCGGCCGCGATGGCGCCGGCCGCGATCGGGTTGTTGTAGCCGGAGATGACCTGCTTGGTGAACGACGCCAGCTCCTGGGAGCTGATGATGTAGCCGAGCGCGGTGTCCTTCAGCGCCACCACGCACTGGCTGATGATGGCCGGGAGCATCGTGGTGATCGCCTGGGGTACGAGGATCAGCAGCATCACGCTGCTCTTGCGCAGGCCGAGCGCGTACGCCGCCTCCGACTGCCCGCGCGGCACCGCCTTGATCCCGGCGCGGAACACCTCCGCGAGCACCGACCCGTTGTAGAGCATCAGGGCCA
This Actinopolymorpha cephalotaxi DNA region includes the following protein-coding sequences:
- a CDS encoding rubrerythrin family protein; translation: MRTARRLSIVAMGALLGLGLVGTAQASTSVSPQTREDTLSAMHGEAFAYASYNAYAQEAARTGIDALAKLFRKTAHTERYDHFAAEARLIHFVRGNADNLRTSIAGETREATVIYPYFAYQAEQDRCEPAAKLFRELAADEAVHAKRFRRALYAITHPHSGVVVPVGEYFRPKPIFASLPACRGRTRENLLATIRGEAFANASYTSYAEKARQTGQPRLARLWENTASQELGEHFAEAAELYGLVRDNKANLLKSMKGELHEATVMYPTYAQRAEQAGDDEAADLFFEIAVDEAHHACDFLLASLEIVVPSTPSDHAGMRS
- a CDS encoding DUF3046 domain-containing protein, whose product is MRLTEFWQRMEHHLGSGYARSWARDQVLAELDGRTPQQALDSGVDAKTVWRAVWQALELPASER
- the recA gene encoding recombinase RecA yields the protein MAAQDRDKSLDTAIAQIERQFGKGAVMRLGQEGRAPTEVIPTGAIALDVALGIGGLPRGRVVEIYGPESSGKSTLALHAVANAQKSGGVAGFIDAEHALDPEYAKKLGVDTDALLVSQPDNGEQALEIADMLIRSGALDVVVIDSVAALVPRAEIEGEMGDSHVGLQARLMSQALRKLTGVISSSKTTAIFINQLREKVGVMFGSPETTTGGKALKFYASVRLDVRRIETLKDGQDPVGSRVRVKVVKNKMAPPFRQAEFDMLFGEGVSREGSLIDLGVEHGIVRKAGAWYTYEGDQLGQGKENARKFLRDNPDLAEELEKKIKEKVGIGPRVDQPADESEPEPEDF
- a CDS encoding regulatory protein RecX, which produces MRQKSSRSSKSRSRSRSDDDQEPAATDPEQTARAIVLRQLTGQPRSRAELEQALRRKEVPEDVIESVLGRFTDVGLIDDGAFARAWVDSRHTGRGLARRALAHELRRRGVGDSEVGEALDQLSPETELETARSLVTRKLAATRGLDGRTRVRRLAAMLARKGYSPGLAARVVREALEGESDEEHRAAVAEFSGAADSMETAGP
- a CDS encoding GNAT family N-acetyltransferase, yielding MALQVRTARDDDRQALHDLSQLAFAARPAPYDDTNDRAANPLDRRLLATEGERIVGRLAVWELGQWFGGRRVPMGGVSGVAVAPDARGRGVASTLVHEAIRSMRDCGEVVSSLYPMNHTLYRRNGWEVAGSYPEQRIDLRALTSLPRPDREVEVRPTTGADLPAIRELHEEVSREEPGNLSHGPEFGFRRLLGHPGIQEGYVAETDGRITGLLVTSRTDPDDNRGFYTITVLQSLAADLASELALLRVLAAQYPVAGTVTLVTPPQSALPMLVGERDLRPVDRGWCWMTRLVDAAGAVAARGYAPDVTAEVHLHLDDPIARWNTGPHVLRVKDGAGRLEPGGRGDVRLGIGRLASLYTGWASAHRLARLGLVAGGEAADLAALDRVFAGRLPWSRDFF
- the rny gene encoding ribonuclease Y; the protein is MWSLVQVALLLVGLAVLVLLGALLRPAWSWWATTRAQSGTQPGIRPGTQPGTPSAVAAGPAATPPPEELRARSDDLDRRDRRLTERESRLDLAERELEARARTVSAAEESLTARRAALTDLETERRLVLERTAGLTAVQARAQLVSSIENEAKREAALTVRDLERRARDEGDRRARAIITTVVQRLATEQTTEAVVTTLQLPSDELKGRIIGRDGRNIRAFEQITGVNVIVDETPASVMLSCFDPVRREVGRMTLEHLVLDGRIHPRRIEELYVRSLGEVEQTCLRAGEDAVAQTGLTDLHPELVRLLGTLRFRTSYGQNVLRHLVESASIAAMLAAELGLDPALARRCGLLHDIGKALTHQVEGSHAIVGAELARTHGENPEVVHAIEAHHDEVEPRTVEAVLTQAADAISGGRPGARRESLAAYVQRLERLEEIARSYPGVASVHAMRSGRDVRVMVVPTEIDDLQAQVLARDIAKRVETELTYPGQIRVTVIRETRATETAL
- a CDS encoding amino acid ABC transporter permease — its product is MSTVLFDVPGPVARRRHRIGGVIGSIVLLALLGLVLWKLWAADQITPKAFEPFTDPDILRGLGEAILTTLTAAAVAIVLALVFGAVFAAGRLSDHAILRWPSIAVIEFFRAIPLVLLILAMFLGFGDVTGRFWALVLALMLYNGSVLAEVFRAGIKAVPRGQSEAAYALGLRKSSVMLLILVPQAITTMLPAIISQCVVALKDTALGYIISSQELASFTKQVISGYNNPIAAGAIAAAVYIVINYTLSRIAQWLEARQRRRGRAVVPLASTPAGDPSGGVSGGVSGDGSGPTR